In the Flavobacterium acetivorans genome, one interval contains:
- the hutI gene encoding imidazolonepropionase — MTTLIINVKELLQVRKTSVSKVSGAEMAILPTIKNAYLLIQDDLISDFGSMDNLPQIKADEVIDATGKMVLPTWCDSHTHIVYAGNREQEFVDRINGMTYEEIANHGGGILNSAKKLNESSEEEIYEQSKLRLEEVMRLGTGAVEIKSGYGLTIDGELKMLRVIKKLSNNYPITIKATFLGAHAIPLEYKENRKGYIDLLINEMLPQIAQNKLAEYIDVFCETGYFTVSELEQIMEAGLQYGLKSKIHVNQFNSIGAIQAAVKQHALSVDHLEVMNTEDIMALKNTETMPVALPSCSYFLSIPYTPAREMIAAGLPLALATDYNPGSTPSGNMNFVVATACIKMKMTPEEAINAATINGAYAMGVSETHGSITVGKKANLILTKNIPSYYQLPYAFGSNLIETVFIEGKSIA, encoded by the coding sequence ATGACAACACTGATCATAAATGTAAAGGAATTGCTTCAGGTGCGGAAAACTTCCGTTTCAAAAGTTTCCGGTGCCGAAATGGCCATTCTACCAACAATCAAAAATGCGTATTTATTGATTCAGGATGATTTGATATCCGATTTTGGTTCTATGGATAATTTACCGCAAATAAAAGCCGATGAAGTTATCGATGCAACTGGAAAAATGGTTTTACCCACTTGGTGCGACAGTCACACCCACATTGTTTATGCCGGGAATCGCGAGCAGGAATTTGTAGATCGCATCAATGGCATGACCTATGAAGAAATTGCTAACCATGGCGGTGGAATCTTAAATTCGGCAAAAAAACTCAACGAATCCTCAGAAGAAGAAATTTACGAGCAGTCAAAATTGCGCCTGGAGGAAGTCATGCGTCTGGGTACGGGTGCTGTTGAAATAAAATCCGGTTACGGACTCACAATCGATGGAGAACTTAAAATGCTTCGTGTAATTAAAAAGCTTTCTAACAACTATCCAATAACAATAAAAGCTACTTTTCTTGGCGCTCATGCTATTCCTTTAGAGTACAAAGAAAACCGCAAAGGCTACATCGATCTTTTAATCAATGAAATGCTGCCGCAAATTGCCCAAAACAAGCTGGCAGAATATATCGACGTATTTTGCGAAACGGGTTATTTCACTGTTAGCGAACTGGAACAAATCATGGAAGCAGGACTACAATACGGTCTGAAATCAAAAATCCACGTAAACCAGTTTAACTCTATCGGAGCAATCCAAGCGGCTGTAAAACAACATGCGCTCTCAGTAGATCATCTTGAAGTTATGAATACGGAAGACATTATGGCTTTAAAAAATACCGAAACCATGCCGGTAGCTTTACCTTCTTGTTCTTATTTTTTAAGTATTCCTTATACGCCGGCGCGTGAAATGATTGCTGCCGGACTTCCTCTGGCATTAGCTACCGATTACAATCCAGGCTCTACTCCATCCGGAAACATGAACTTTGTTGTTGCCACTGCCTGTATAAAAATGAAAATGACTCCTGAAGAAGCAATCAATGCAGCTACCATCAACGGAGCTTATGCCATGGGAGTTTCCGAAACCCATGGAAGTATTACAGTGGGTAAAAAAGCAAATCTGATTCTTACAAAAAACATTCCTTCCTATTATCAATTGCCTTATGCTTTTGGCAGTAATTTAATAGAAACCGTGTTTATAGAAGGTAAAAGTATAGCATAA
- a CDS encoding glutaminyl-peptide cyclotransferase, producing MKKYNLLSFILLGITFSNCGDTKKGENSIFNFDTSKFKEQYQPQEALSLEILNPKEKAIDSIVYFTNDKKIASKKGLEKLTFELKDQKLGYQNLKALVYYDGGNSEATARVELVSNIHPKLLKYTIVNTYPHDIKAYTQGLEFYRDTLYEGTGQYGKSQLKKTDYKTGKVYKEIELDSKYFGEGITILNNKVYQLTWKENEGYVYNADTFKKEKTFSYFKNIEGWGLTNDGKNLYQSDGTEKIWIIDPVTLKEIDFINVYSYETKIKSVNELEWIDGKIYGNVYQKDAIAVINPKNGAVEGIINLADLNNKITKLPDTDVLNGIAYNPKTKTIFVTGKNWDKMFEIKITE from the coding sequence ATGAAAAAATATAACTTACTATCTTTCATTTTATTAGGAATCACCTTTTCTAATTGTGGAGATACAAAAAAAGGAGAAAATTCTATATTTAATTTCGATACTTCCAAATTTAAGGAACAATATCAGCCACAAGAAGCACTAAGTTTGGAAATTCTGAACCCAAAAGAGAAGGCAATTGACAGTATTGTTTATTTTACAAATGACAAAAAAATTGCTTCCAAGAAAGGTCTTGAAAAATTGACTTTCGAATTAAAAGACCAAAAACTAGGTTATCAAAACCTAAAAGCTTTGGTTTATTATGATGGTGGAAATTCAGAAGCTACAGCAAGAGTGGAACTGGTTTCAAACATTCATCCAAAATTATTAAAATACACCATTGTAAATACCTATCCACATGATATTAAAGCCTACACTCAGGGATTAGAGTTTTACCGTGACACCCTTTATGAAGGAACTGGACAATATGGCAAATCTCAGCTCAAAAAAACCGATTATAAAACTGGGAAAGTTTATAAAGAAATTGAACTAGATTCCAAATATTTTGGAGAGGGAATCACAATTCTGAACAATAAAGTATACCAACTGACTTGGAAAGAGAATGAAGGATACGTTTATAATGCAGATACCTTTAAAAAAGAAAAAACATTCTCCTATTTTAAAAATATTGAGGGTTGGGGCCTAACCAATGACGGTAAAAATTTATACCAATCTGACGGAACCGAAAAAATTTGGATTATCGATCCTGTGACGCTAAAAGAAATTGATTTCATCAATGTGTATTCCTATGAAACAAAAATAAAATCTGTAAATGAATTAGAATGGATTGACGGTAAAATCTATGGAAATGTATATCAAAAAGACGCTATTGCAGTTATCAATCCGAAAAATGGTGCCGTTGAAGGGATTATCAACCTAGCGGATCTAAATAATAAAATTACAAAATTACCCGACACTGACGTTTTAAACGGTATTGCTTACAACCCGAAAACGAAGACTATTTTTGTAACCGGGAAAAACTGGGACAAAATGTTTGAAATCAAAATTACAGAATAA
- a CDS encoding SDR family oxidoreductase, whose product MDKVVLITGGSSGIGKSIGEFLHKKGFVVYGTSRNPEKVLNSIFPLVALDVRNVDSIKSAVDKIIAITGRLDVVINNAGVGITGPLEEIPTEEIKNNFETNFFGPIEVMKAVLPQMRSQKSGLIINVTSIAAYMGLPYRSVYSASKGSLELITEALRMEVKPFGIHIANVAPGDFATNIASGRFHAPLVKGSAYEIPYGNTLKMMDEHVDSGSNPNEMAEAVYRIIQTKEPKIHYKVGVFMQKFSIVLKRILPDKVYEKMLMNHYKL is encoded by the coding sequence ATGGATAAAGTCGTTTTAATTACAGGAGGTTCCTCAGGAATAGGAAAATCGATTGGGGAATTTTTGCATAAAAAAGGTTTTGTCGTTTATGGTACGAGCCGAAATCCCGAAAAAGTACTTAATTCTATTTTTCCTCTTGTGGCTTTAGATGTTAGAAATGTTGACTCTATAAAGTCAGCTGTAGATAAAATTATTGCAATAACAGGACGTTTAGATGTTGTAATTAATAATGCGGGAGTTGGAATTACTGGTCCTTTGGAAGAAATTCCGACGGAAGAGATAAAGAATAACTTTGAAACTAATTTCTTTGGACCAATTGAGGTGATGAAAGCGGTGTTGCCACAAATGCGTTCTCAAAAATCAGGTTTGATTATCAATGTGACTTCTATCGCGGCTTATATGGGCTTGCCTTATCGCTCTGTTTATTCGGCTTCCAAAGGCTCTTTGGAGTTGATAACCGAAGCTTTGCGTATGGAAGTAAAGCCTTTTGGAATTCATATTGCTAATGTAGCGCCGGGAGATTTTGCCACTAATATTGCTTCGGGACGTTTTCATGCGCCTTTAGTTAAGGGGTCTGCTTATGAGATTCCTTATGGGAATACTTTAAAAATGATGGATGAGCATGTGGATAGCGGTAGTAATCCTAATGAAATGGCTGAGGCTGTGTATCGAATAATACAAACTAAGGAGCCAAAAATTCATTACAAAGTGGGTGTTTTTATGCAGAAATTTTCAATTGTTTTAAAGCGCATTCTTCCTGATAAAGTATATGAAAAAATGCTAATGAATCATTATAAGTTGTAA
- the fsa gene encoding fructose-6-phosphate aldolase: MKFFIDTANLAQIKEAQALGVLDGVTTNPSLMAKEGITGKNNILKHYVDICNLVDGDVSAEVNALDYDGMIKEGEELADLHEQIVVKLPMTKEGVMAAKYFSDRGIKTNVTLVFSAGQALLAAKAGATYVSPFIGRLDDVSTDGLALIEEIRDIYDNYGYETQILAASVRHTMHIVNCAKIGADVMTGPLSAIYGLLKHPLTDIGLAQFVADFEKGNK, encoded by the coding sequence ATGAAATTTTTTATTGACACGGCTAATTTAGCTCAGATTAAGGAAGCACAGGCATTAGGCGTTTTGGACGGAGTTACTACTAATCCGTCATTGATGGCTAAGGAAGGAATTACTGGAAAAAACAACATTTTGAAGCATTATGTTGACATCTGTAATTTGGTTGATGGTGATGTAAGTGCCGAAGTGAATGCGCTTGATTATGACGGAATGATTAAAGAAGGAGAGGAATTAGCGGATTTACACGAGCAAATTGTGGTGAAATTGCCTATGACTAAGGAAGGTGTTATGGCGGCTAAATATTTTTCGGATAGAGGAATTAAGACTAATGTTACTTTAGTATTCTCTGCCGGACAGGCTTTATTGGCTGCTAAAGCGGGAGCGACTTATGTATCTCCATTTATTGGTCGTTTGGATGATGTGTCTACAGACGGTTTGGCTTTGATTGAAGAAATTAGAGATATTTATGATAACTACGGTTATGAAACTCAAATTCTTGCAGCTTCGGTACGTCATACCATGCATATTGTAAACTGCGCAAAAATTGGTGCCGATGTAATGACAGGTCCACTTTCGGCTATTTATGGTTTACTAAAACACCCATTGACAGATATCGGATTGGCTCAGTTTGTAGCTGATTTCGAAAAAGGAAATAAGTAA
- the fahA gene encoding fumarylacetoacetase: protein MPIIANDINRKSWLEVPKNSDFPIQNIPFGVFLTRENVVTVGTRIGDFAIDLGALQQLNYFEGIELTDDMFMQDTLNDFISDGQKTWRLVRNRIAEIFDAENPILRDNAKHKDVVIFKMEDVEMQLPVLIGDYTDFYSSKEHATNVGKMFRDPENALLPNWLHIPVGYHGRSSTIIPSGIPVHRPMGQTLPAGEISPVFGPSKSIDFELETAFITTDVNIMGESVPVDETEQYIFGMVLLNDWSARDIQKWEYVPLGPFLAKNFASSISPWIVTMDALEPFRTAGPKQEPTPLPYLQQNGKHSFDINLEVAIQPEKAEPTIVSKSNFKYMYWTMSQQLAHHTSNGCRVNSGDMMGSGTISGPTPDSFGSMLELTWGGKNPVKMSDGTERKFINDNDTVIMKGYCQNDEVRIGFGEVSSKLLPPFVKK, encoded by the coding sequence ATGCCAATAATAGCTAACGATATTAATAGAAAATCATGGTTAGAAGTACCTAAAAATAGTGATTTCCCTATTCAAAACATTCCCTTTGGTGTTTTCCTTACTAGAGAAAATGTGGTAACTGTGGGAACTCGAATTGGTGATTTCGCAATCGATTTAGGAGCCTTGCAGCAATTAAACTATTTTGAAGGTATTGAACTAACTGATGATATGTTCATGCAGGACACGCTGAATGATTTTATTTCAGATGGTCAAAAAACATGGCGATTGGTAAGAAATCGCATTGCCGAAATTTTTGATGCCGAAAACCCAATCTTAAGAGATAACGCAAAACATAAAGATGTAGTGATCTTTAAAATGGAAGACGTAGAAATGCAACTACCTGTTTTAATAGGTGATTACACTGATTTTTATTCCAGTAAAGAACATGCGACCAATGTAGGGAAAATGTTCCGTGATCCAGAAAACGCCTTATTACCTAATTGGCTTCATATTCCGGTAGGATATCACGGTAGAAGCTCTACTATCATTCCATCTGGAATTCCAGTTCACAGACCTATGGGACAAACTTTGCCTGCCGGCGAAATAAGCCCTGTTTTTGGCCCTTCTAAATCAATCGATTTTGAATTAGAAACTGCCTTTATTACCACAGACGTAAATATAATGGGAGAAAGTGTTCCTGTAGATGAAACCGAACAATATATCTTTGGAATGGTCTTATTGAATGACTGGAGTGCCCGAGACATTCAAAAATGGGAATACGTGCCTCTTGGCCCCTTTTTAGCCAAAAACTTTGCTTCTTCCATATCGCCTTGGATTGTAACAATGGATGCACTGGAACCATTTAGAACTGCTGGTCCAAAGCAAGAACCAACGCCACTACCTTATCTGCAACAAAATGGAAAACATTCATTTGACATCAATTTAGAAGTCGCCATCCAACCGGAAAAAGCAGAACCAACTATAGTAAGTAAATCCAATTTCAAATACATGTATTGGACTATGAGCCAACAACTGGCACATCATACTTCTAACGGATGCCGTGTGAATTCTGGAGACATGATGGGATCAGGAACCATTTCTGGACCTACTCCTGATAGTTTTGGTTCCATGTTAGAATTGACTTGGGGAGGGAAAAATCCTGTAAAAATGAGTGATGGTACTGAGCGTAAATTCATCAACGATAATGACACTGTAATTATGAAAGGTTATTGCCAAAATGACGAAGTAAGAATTGGTTTTGGAGAAGTTTCTTCTAAATTATTACCTCCATTTGTAAAAAAATAA
- the glyA gene encoding serine hydroxymethyltransferase codes for MQRDEQIFDLILEEQERQIHGLELIASENFVSDEVMEAAGSVLTNKYAEGYPGKRYYGGCEVVDVIEQIAIDRAKELFGAEYANVQPHSGSQANTAVFFACLKPGDKILGFDLSHGGHLTHGSPVNFSGRLYTPVFYGVDAETGLLDYDKIQEIATKEQPKLIIAGASAYSRDMDFERFRVIADSVGAILFADISHPAGLIAKGLMNDPIPHCHIVSTTTHKTLRGPRGGLIMMGKDFPNPFGLTTPKGEIRMMSSLLDLAVFPGNQGGPLMHIIAAKAVAFGEALKDEFFTYALQLQKNAKAMAEAFVKRGYNIISGGTDNHMMLIDLRNKNISGKEAENALVKAEITVNKNMVPFDDKSPFVTSGIRVGTAAITTRGLVEEDMETIVDMIDRVLMNHTNEEIIEEVANEVNEMMSERAIFVF; via the coding sequence ATGCAACGCGACGAACAAATTTTTGACCTTATTCTAGAAGAACAAGAAAGACAAATACACGGATTAGAACTTATTGCCTCAGAGAACTTTGTAAGTGACGAAGTGATGGAAGCTGCGGGTTCTGTATTGACCAATAAATATGCCGAGGGTTATCCTGGTAAAAGATATTACGGAGGTTGTGAAGTAGTTGATGTTATTGAGCAAATTGCAATTGACAGAGCTAAGGAATTGTTTGGTGCTGAATATGCAAACGTGCAGCCACATTCGGGTTCACAAGCCAATACAGCCGTTTTCTTTGCTTGTTTGAAACCAGGTGATAAAATATTAGGTTTTGACTTGTCTCACGGTGGACATTTAACTCACGGTTCACCGGTAAACTTCTCAGGACGTTTATATACTCCGGTTTTTTACGGTGTAGATGCTGAAACGGGACTTTTAGATTACGATAAAATTCAAGAAATAGCCACTAAAGAACAACCAAAATTAATCATCGCTGGAGCTTCGGCTTATTCTCGCGATATGGATTTTGAGCGTTTTAGAGTAATTGCTGACAGTGTTGGTGCTATTTTGTTTGCTGATATTTCTCATCCTGCAGGTTTAATCGCCAAAGGATTGATGAATGACCCAATTCCTCATTGCCATATTGTATCGACTACTACGCATAAAACTTTGCGTGGACCACGTGGAGGTTTGATTATGATGGGGAAAGATTTCCCGAACCCATTTGGTTTAACAACTCCAAAAGGAGAAATCAGAATGATGTCTTCTCTATTGGATTTAGCTGTTTTTCCTGGAAATCAAGGTGGACCATTAATGCATATTATTGCTGCTAAAGCGGTTGCTTTTGGCGAAGCTTTGAAAGATGAATTCTTTACTTATGCTTTACAATTGCAAAAAAATGCCAAAGCTATGGCTGAAGCTTTTGTAAAAAGAGGCTACAATATCATTTCAGGTGGAACCGACAATCACATGATGTTAATCGACTTGAGAAACAAAAACATTTCAGGTAAAGAAGCCGAAAATGCTTTGGTAAAAGCAGAGATTACCGTGAATAAAAACATGGTGCCTTTTGACGATAAATCACCATTTGTAACTTCTGGTATTCGTGTAGGAACAGCGGCAATTACCACTCGTGGATTAGTTGAAGAAGATATGGAAACCATTGTTGATATGATTGATAGAGTTTTGATGAATCATACTAACGAAGAAATCATCGAAGAGGTGGCTAATGAAGTGAACGAAATGATGAGCGAAAGAGCGATTTTCGTTTTCTAA
- a CDS encoding tRNA-(ms[2]io[6]A)-hydroxylase, protein MGVLRLQLPTDPRWVNIVEKNIEEILTDHAWCEQKAATNAITIITNNSEHQDLVQDLLALAKEEIDHFEQVHNIIIKRGLKLGRERKDDYVNELYLYMKKSSNGSRVSSLVERLLFSAMIEARSCERFKVLSENIQDEELSTFYRDLMESEAGHYTTFITYARKYGIGIDVEKRWREWIEFEASIIENYGKSETIHG, encoded by the coding sequence ATGGGTGTATTACGATTGCAATTGCCAACAGACCCTAGATGGGTAAATATTGTAGAAAAAAACATAGAAGAAATTTTGACGGACCACGCTTGGTGCGAACAAAAAGCGGCGACCAATGCCATTACGATTATCACTAATAATTCAGAACATCAGGATTTAGTTCAGGATCTTTTGGCTTTGGCCAAAGAAGAAATTGACCATTTTGAACAAGTTCATAATATTATCATCAAACGCGGTTTAAAATTAGGTCGTGAACGCAAAGACGATTATGTCAACGAATTGTATTTGTATATGAAAAAAAGTAGCAACGGCAGCCGAGTTTCTAGTTTAGTAGAACGATTGCTTTTTTCGGCGATGATCGAAGCCAGAAGTTGCGAACGCTTTAAAGTACTTTCGGAAAATATTCAAGACGAAGAATTATCGACATTTTATAGGGATTTAATGGAAAGTGAAGCCGGACATTATACTACGTTTATCACTTATGCCCGTAAATACGGAATAGGTATCGATGTAGAGAAAAGATGGCGTGAGTGGATTGAGTTTGAAGCGTCAATAATTGAGAATTACGGGAAAAGCGAAACGATTCACGGTTAG
- a CDS encoding GNAT family N-acetyltransferase, with amino-acid sequence MVTIKEATAKDFKIIQEIAHKTWPDVYGEILSAVQLDYMLKSFYSEEALRDNVVNKGHHFILAFEEDFCLGFASFQHDYLDEKVTRLHKIYLLPEAQAKGAGKQLVDAVINYAKQSGSNVISLNVNRFNKALTFYQKLGFEIVGEEDIELEHGYLMEDYKMEKQL; translated from the coding sequence ATGGTAACAATAAAAGAAGCCACAGCCAAGGATTTCAAAATAATTCAGGAAATTGCTCATAAAACTTGGCCGGATGTCTATGGAGAAATCCTTTCGGCAGTGCAATTGGACTATATGTTGAAATCCTTTTATTCAGAAGAGGCTTTAAGGGATAATGTAGTCAATAAAGGGCATCATTTTATTCTGGCTTTTGAGGAGGATTTTTGTTTGGGTTTTGCCTCTTTTCAGCATGATTATTTGGACGAAAAAGTGACACGTTTGCATAAAATTTATTTGCTTCCTGAGGCACAGGCAAAAGGTGCGGGTAAGCAATTAGTCGACGCTGTCATAAATTATGCAAAGCAAAGCGGTTCCAATGTTATTTCCTTGAACGTAAACCGATTCAACAAAGCCTTGACTTTTTATCAAAAACTAGGTTTTGAAATCGTAGGAGAAGAGGATATAGAATTGGAACACGGCTATTTGATGGAAGATTATAAGATGGAGAAACAGCTGTAG
- a CDS encoding efflux RND transporter periplasmic adaptor subunit, translating to MKYVNCFPLIALFLLLSCSKDREGIKPDKGSVTESVYASGIIKANDQYTVFSTVNGILQKIKVVAGQSVHQGQLLFDIESEKAALNTENSRLAYQLSLQSNRYIQDKIAEMELKVQSAKDKLTLDESLYIRNKNIKNQGGISQVDFERVELTYKSSKLNYEASQKQLSQLKAQLDNDQKRNNINLKINEKSQSDFNIKSAFSGELFDVLVKEGALVTTQTPLAIIGKANSFLLELEVDENDMVRVEIGQKALVTMDSYKGKVFEAVVDKIYPIMNERSRTFKIEAHFVNPPKKLYPNLTAEANIIMQTKENTLTIPKAYLLDNEYVLVKNNEKRKVKTGLSDYQKVEILEGLKTDEMIYKPE from the coding sequence ATGAAATATGTAAATTGTTTTCCCCTTATTGCGCTGTTTTTGCTCCTTTCTTGTTCAAAAGATAGAGAAGGAATAAAGCCCGATAAAGGCAGTGTTACCGAAAGTGTTTATGCATCGGGTATTATCAAAGCCAATGATCAATATACTGTTTTTTCTACGGTTAACGGAATTTTACAAAAGATAAAAGTAGTTGCAGGACAGTCTGTTCATCAAGGACAATTATTATTTGACATTGAAAGCGAAAAAGCGGCTTTAAATACCGAAAACTCCCGATTAGCTTATCAATTAAGTTTGCAAAGCAATCGGTATATTCAAGATAAAATTGCCGAAATGGAACTAAAAGTACAGTCGGCCAAGGACAAACTCACTCTCGACGAATCCCTTTACATCAGGAATAAAAACATCAAAAATCAAGGCGGGATTTCTCAAGTTGATTTTGAAAGAGTGGAGCTTACCTACAAAAGTTCTAAACTCAATTATGAGGCTTCGCAAAAACAATTATCGCAGCTCAAAGCCCAATTAGATAACGACCAAAAACGGAACAACATAAACCTTAAAATCAATGAGAAGTCACAAAGTGATTTCAATATCAAAAGTGCTTTTTCGGGTGAGTTATTTGATGTTTTAGTCAAAGAAGGAGCATTGGTGACAACCCAGACTCCTTTGGCCATCATAGGGAAAGCCAATTCCTTTTTGCTGGAATTAGAAGTTGATGAGAATGACATGGTTCGGGTCGAAATAGGACAAAAAGCACTTGTGACTATGGACAGCTATAAAGGAAAGGTTTTTGAGGCTGTAGTCGATAAAATTTACCCTATTATGAATGAGCGTTCCCGTACCTTTAAAATTGAAGCCCACTTTGTGAATCCGCCCAAAAAACTTTATCCCAATCTTACGGCTGAGGCTAATATCATCATGCAAACAAAAGAAAATACCCTTACCATTCCCAAAGCCTATTTGCTAGACAATGAATACGTTTTAGTTAAGAATAATGAAAAACGAAAAGTAAAGACCGGTTTGAGTGATTATCAAAAAGTAGAGATTTTAGAAGGATTGAAAACAGATGAAATGATTTACAAGCCCGAATAA
- a CDS encoding ABC transporter permease, producing the protein MNFKLILNIAFHLLKARLKQTIVAAVGVTFGIAMFITLISFMGGLNEMLDGLMLNRTPHILLYNEVKPSENQPLSLSEEYKSHTKFIHSIKPKDRGKSVYNSQSIIKVLKQDKRIIDVAPKVTASVLFNSGTIEISGFVNGIDMFAEDKLFKISDYITQGNIADLAQNNSIIIGIGLANKMLLSKGDIIKITTSRGDLTSLKIVGISEIGIAEIDNVMSYTSLATAQKILGQPKSYITDIQVNLYDKETAVELAKEFRKEFNIDTIDYQTANAQFETGSTVRSIISYSVGIVLLIVAGFGIYNILNMMIYEKMDSIAILKATGFSGSDVKWIFISLSIIIGLTGGILGLLFGFIFSNIIDVIPFETTSLPTVKTYPIVYNIIYYIIGIVFAFCTTIIAGLFPALKASKVDPVEIIRGK; encoded by the coding sequence ATGAATTTTAAATTGATTTTAAATATTGCTTTTCATTTACTTAAAGCCCGACTAAAACAAACTATAGTTGCCGCTGTGGGGGTTACCTTTGGGATTGCTATGTTTATTACTTTGATTAGTTTTATGGGTGGCTTAAATGAAATGTTAGATGGATTAATGCTCAACAGAACACCGCACATTCTGTTGTACAATGAGGTAAAACCATCAGAGAACCAGCCCTTGTCCTTGTCAGAAGAGTATAAAAGCCACACAAAATTTATTCATTCTATAAAACCAAAAGACAGAGGCAAATCAGTTTACAATAGTCAATCGATTATTAAAGTTTTAAAACAGGACAAACGCATTATAGATGTCGCGCCCAAAGTGACTGCTTCGGTTTTGTTTAATTCGGGAACCATTGAGATTTCGGGTTTTGTAAACGGAATTGACATGTTTGCCGAGGATAAACTTTTTAAGATAAGTGATTATATAACTCAAGGGAATATTGCTGATTTAGCTCAAAATAACAGCATTATTATTGGAATAGGATTAGCTAACAAAATGTTGCTTTCAAAAGGAGATATAATAAAAATTACTACTTCTCGTGGAGATTTGACTTCTTTGAAAATTGTGGGGATTTCTGAAATTGGAATTGCCGAAATTGACAATGTGATGAGCTATACTTCTTTGGCTACAGCCCAAAAAATATTAGGACAACCCAAGAGCTATATCACCGATATTCAGGTTAATTTGTATGACAAAGAAACTGCAGTAGAACTTGCAAAAGAGTTTCGAAAGGAATTCAATATTGATACGATAGATTATCAAACTGCCAATGCGCAATTTGAAACCGGGAGTACTGTGCGAAGTATTATTTCTTATTCGGTGGGAATTGTGTTGCTTATCGTGGCTGGTTTTGGGATTTACAATATATTGAATATGATGATTTATGAAAAAATGGACAGTATTGCGATTCTTAAAGCCACCGGTTTTTCAGGTAGTGACGTAAAATGGATTTTCATCTCTCTCTCAATAATTATTGGACTTACAGGTGGAATTTTAGGACTGTTGTTTGGATTTATTTTTTCTAATATAATCGATGTAATTCCTTTTGAAACTACATCTTTACCAACTGTAAAAACCTATCCAATTGTCTACAATATTATTTATTATATCATAGGAATTGTTTTTGCTTTTTGTACTACAATTATAGCAGGACTTTTTCCTGCTCTAAAAGCAAGTAAAGTAGATCCTGTAGAAATCATTAGAGGGAAATAG
- a CDS encoding ABC transporter ATP-binding protein, translated as MEDNKRVIQTIGLTKYFYDPVKFQVIKEVDLSINHGEFVAIEGKSGSGKSTLLYLLSTMDTDYEGQLFIHNELVTGQEDAKLAKIRNEKIGFVFQFHYLLVEYNVLKNVMLPGLKFGKYSEKELEQRAMNHLKTLGMETHALKMPNQLSGGEKQRVAIARALINDPLIIMGDEPTGNLDKKNGDLVFDIFKKLAREFNQTILVVTHDSDFAQRTDRIITMEDGRIIS; from the coding sequence ATGGAAGACAATAAAAGAGTGATACAAACCATTGGTTTAACCAAATATTTTTATGACCCGGTAAAATTTCAGGTCATTAAAGAAGTTGATTTGAGTATTAATCATGGTGAGTTTGTTGCTATCGAGGGGAAATCGGGCTCAGGGAAATCTACCTTATTGTATTTATTATCTACTATGGATACGGATTATGAAGGACAATTATTCATTCATAATGAACTTGTAACAGGGCAGGAGGATGCAAAATTAGCGAAAATCAGAAATGAAAAAATTGGATTTGTTTTTCAATTTCATTACTTATTAGTGGAATATAATGTTTTAAAAAATGTGATGCTTCCGGGCTTGAAATTTGGAAAATATTCCGAAAAGGAATTGGAACAGCGCGCTATGAACCATCTAAAGACACTTGGGATGGAGACTCATGCCTTGAAAATGCCAAATCAACTGAGTGGAGGTGAAAAACAACGTGTAGCTATAGCTAGGGCATTAATCAATGATCCTTTAATTATTATGGGGGACGAACCTACCGGAAATTTAGATAAGAAAAATGGAGATTTGGTTTTTGATATTTTCAAAAAACTAGCGCGAGAATTTAATCAAACCATATTAGTTGTTACTCATGATAGTGATTTTGCCCAAAGAACCGATAGAATAATCACGATGGAAGATGGCCGAATTATCTCCTGA